In the genome of Raphanus sativus cultivar WK10039 chromosome 9, ASM80110v3, whole genome shotgun sequence, the window taattttaattgtcACAGAGTGTTATATGATTAGTTACATTTgtagtaaaataattattttataaaatctgttctgaattgaacaaaaataaatttattattttttgcatttttattttattattaatgattaacagttaaaataatttctaaatatgattttatttaatttatttgaattaatttaatattatttaatatatatattaattatgtgcCCCCATCAAATAATTAGTCTGGATCCGCCACTGTATCCAtcaatattagttatttttcatttttctcaaACTCTAAGTTTTATCAGAGTTTGAGCTTAACTTATTTTTGAAGAGTTGAAATGTCTATTCGGATAGAATTTTTTCTCGATTAGCAAAGAAGGTTAGAACCAGAAGTATAGTATTTTCCCATGTAAACCATATATAAtcgaatataaatttttttgaatagtttttCTACCGACCAAAACTTGGTTTAAGCATATGTGCAGTTTGacgaaaaaatattaatcatttaGTTTGTAAtccataattattttaagtctCGTAAATTTTACCGGTATTACATATGGATTTAACCGTATAATGATTAATGAATGTTGTTGAAAAAAGAAATTgtacaaaaatagtttaaaaatcaCCATTTCCAAACCCATTTGCTTTTGAGGATATCAACAAAGGTCTTCATATCATCCTTGTCCTTTATGGCCTTCCTTAGATAGAAACCATCTCTCTTCGCTACCCAAGTGCACTCATTTCCTAAGAATCCGCACTCCTCCCGAAACCCGCTTCGGACTGAGAACACAGTCATTACTTCTTGGCTCGTTGTTCCAAACCCGCTACGAAACTGGCACCGAAACTCGGTCTTCTGGAACGGCCACATGTTCATTGTCGTGAACTTCAACACCCGTGACTCCATTGGCTTTAGCACGTCCCACCCGAGGTCGTCCTCGTTCGACCAGCATCGCAGAGACAGCTTCGCTTTCCGGACAGCAACACCTTCGATCTCGTTCCTTAGCTCTAGATGACCAGCCATTGTTGGCGCGGGTAACAATGCTACGGCCACAACCGCCGCCATGAAGAAGCACAGGCCTTGGTTTCTCTCCATTTTGGATTCAACGTTTGTTATGTTTTCTTGAATATTGTTTTCGTCGAGTATTGGGGTTTATGGAACACATTGGAACACGTGAAGGTGTAACCTATATATAAATGTCAATTATATGACAACTAGCTAGACCGTTACTGTTCCCCCTGCCATATTTAGAACTACTATAAGGTATTTGCGTCTATTTCTGGTTATAAAACAGAAAGCAAATCCCACCAGTTGAAAAGTAAAATGTGCTGTTTCAGAACTTTGACCACAATCGTGATAATCCTCTTTTAGAATGTTTTATCACATAGGCTGAAGAGTCTAGAACGTTAAGTTATATTAAcgatatatataattataatttcacAGCATAGTTTTGTAgtttaactatatatttattacaCCAATCAAATTTTCACctctaacattttaaaaatacgTGTTCACTATATTGGTTAAgtataaaatcataattattatcaactaggtgattttcccgtgctcatgcacgggtataaatatttataaaataaatatttataaacattgACTGCTAttactttagttttaaattaatttataattttatgcataatttatattaataatattacactACTTTAGTTagaaatatgattttagatatattatatctagtcgattttttacagtcgatttagttatcatttagaTATATTGGATTGCATTATTTAACTgaattcaaatataatattttattctaaatatattaaaattttggttaattttcttatttgcatttaggttgaTTGTTATcttccttaattttaatataatctattattttagatataatgtTAATTAGTCTAATTTATCGATATTTTTGCtgtaattgaaatatattttagtcaactgaatatatgaaaaataaataaaaaatttcaataatactaattataaactatttttagtcaactaaacatatatcagtttatgttacttaattattttatgtaatcatctaagaaattagatagatatatcaaaatatttctattactttgaaaatatatatttttattgtttaaaattatgttttgaaataaataatatttatttttctaataatcAAGATTATCTTTCTGAATTTGTTTCTTATGAAATCACAtgatatacaaatatatatttttcatctaagaaacaatagatataaagaaaatattttattacttcaaaagtatattttatgttatttaaaatatttttaaaatagaatattaccaTCTTGTggaatttcctttttaatgaaatcatattatatatacatatattttcgtttttaaattcaatttttaaaatttataaatctttcctttttaatatatatgttatatggaaaattttaaatggaaactaaataaaaaacaataaaaacaataactgtatttaaatgtaatatttataatttattaagggtatcaaCGTAATCAatcatcgtgagagttaacgtgagcgcgacacataggaaactgacttctcaaataatattgtagAGATTCGACACCAGACACACGCAATGGCTTGTCTTAAACTCTTGAGGTTCTTCCATAAATTATGAACAATACTTAGATTCACCCCTGAagtgaacttatgaattcacctatttccttatttcaatcaaattgccataaatattaatgtcacataaataaataaattataaattacaaaaaagtaaactttaaattcaaaccctaaatccaaatcttagatcttaaattttaatctaaaccttaaatcctaaacccaaacctaaaccctaaacccaaactatataccctaaatcctaaaccctaaacccaaactctaaacctaaacccaaactctaaaccctaaatcctaaaccttaaacccaaactgtaaaccataaacACAAACTCTATActctaaaatgtatttgaaaatatatttgatgatcattaaccTAAAGGTATTTGAAAATcatgggtttatgatttacagtttgggtttaaggtttatgatttagggtttagagtttgggtttagggtttaggatttatgatttgagtttagggtttatgatttatggtatatagtttgggtttagggtataagtttagggtttggtttaaaatttaagatctaaaat includes:
- the LOC108827132 gene encoding S-protein homolog 13-like, coding for MERNQGLCFFMAAVVAVALLPAPTMAGHLELRNEIEGVAVRKAKLSLRCWSNEDDLGWDVLKPMESRVLKFTTMNMWPFQKTEFRCQFRSGFGTTSQEVMTVFSVRSGFREECGFLGNECTWVAKRDGFYLRKAIKDKDDMKTFVDILKSKWVWKW